A region from the Hippoglossus hippoglossus isolate fHipHip1 chromosome 16, fHipHip1.pri, whole genome shotgun sequence genome encodes:
- the LOC117776832 gene encoding glutathione S-transferase kappa 1-like, producing the protein MSSKKVIELFYDVVSPYSWLGFELMCRYRTVWKVEVKLRPAFLGGVMQGSDNRPPGMVPNKMVYMNHDLQRLSKYFEVPLSPPSDPVEAMFKKGSLSAMRFVAAVQEREKDGDKQVEQVSRELWRRIWCQDKDITEPASLSEAAKKAGLSDDEIKAALELYNTKEIKDKLKSATQDALDYGSFGFPMMVCHIDGKPEMFFGSDRFELMAHRLGEKWLGPVPHKSAAKL; encoded by the exons ATGTCATCCAAGAAAGTGATCGAGTTGTTCTACGATGTGGTCTCTCCATACTCTTGGCTCGGCtttgag CTCATGTGTCGCTACAGAACTGTGTGGAAGGTGGAGGTCAAACTGCGTCCTGCTTTCCTGGGCGGCGTCATGCAGGGATCAG ACAATAGGCCTCCTGGTATGGTTCCAAATAAAATGGTGTACATGAACCACGATCTGCAGCGCTTGTCAAAGTACTTTGAGGTTCCCCTGAGCCCTCCATCGGACCCCGTTGAGGCCATGTTCAAAAAAG GTTCCTTGTCTGCAATGCGATTCGTGGCAGCAGTacaagagagggaaaaggaTGGAGACAAACAGGTGGAGCAGGTGTCCCGGGAGCTGTGGAGACGAATCTGGTGTCAGGACAAAGACATCACTGAACCTGCGTCACTGTCTGAG GCAGCGAAGAAAGCAGGTCTGTCTGATGATGAAATTAAAGCAGCGCTGGAGTTGTACAACACAAAGGAGATTAAAGACAAGCTGAAAAGCGCAACGCAGGATGCACTTGACTATGGG TCGTTCGGCTTCCCCATGATGGTGTGTCATATTGATGGAAAACCAGAGATGTTTTTTGGATCTGACCGATTTGAGCTCATGGCCCACCGCCTCG GAGAGAAGTGGCTGGGACCTGTGCCTCACAAGTCTGCTGCCAAGCTGTGA
- the styk1b gene encoding tyrosine-protein kinase STYK1b encodes MSSLSEADYRCKHGDTICEIRVYEQEVIVVPIFLLASFLVTLVFVLLMRFCPERVERMRPRASKSTSRRELHGIDAPPGINVLEHESIALDIPTSYSTFNPTNAYSSKNLSVPVRTLAPPPDPQPQPFQPSFTPIVQPRELPRQRLPESFNLVTPLPVAFSLRSDSSVSLYRARMENRNVVLRVLNDSADASERHNFLGFASFLAQLGPHPFLPELLGVVSLRAPLVTVVEELENRDLLSLLWRSRQEHVDPPCEITERRIFTMAQQVASALEFLHSKDLLHGNIRARNVLVSKDYTAKLWGLHGVHTRKDQGGTQKDDTSLKKWQAPELLAKRPASQSSDVWSFGLLLYEMATLGEAPFAEIPVNELLQFHQRGKSLKKPSNSSNALYTVIKGCCNWKDQDRPSLADVSRKLASGEKSASDKVLKAPGTINIEQYLKEAGYGESNSYTVF; translated from the exons ATGTCTTCGCTGTCAGAGGCAGACTACCGCTGCAAACATGGAGATACAATCTGTG AGATCCGTGTCTACGAGCAGGAGGTGATCGTAGTGCCCATCTTCCTGCTGGCCAGCTTCCTGGTCACCCTGGTCTTCGTTTTGCTGATGCGCTTCTGTCCGGAGAGAGTCGAACGGATGCGTCCACGGGCCTCAAAGTCGACCTCCAGGAGAGAACTGCACGGTATCGATG CTCCACCAGGCATCAATGTGCTGGAGCATGAAAGCATCGCTCTGGACATACCCACTTCCTACTCCACCTTCAACCCCACAAACGCCTACTCCTCCAAGAACCTCTCCGTGCCTGTGAGAACACTCGCTCCCCCGCCCGACCCCCAACCACAGCCCTTCCAGCCCAGTTTCACTCCCATCGTCCAGCCCAGGGAGTTGCCCCGCCAGAGGTTGCCCGAGTCCTTCAACCTGGTCACCCCTCTGCCCGTGGCCTTCAGCCTGCGCTCCGACTCCTCTGTGTCCCTCTACAGGGCCCGGATGGAGAACAGGAACGTGGTCCTGCGGGTGCTGAATG ACTCTGCGGATGCTTCAGAAAGACACAACTTCCTGGGTTTTGCCTCCTTCCTGGCTCAGCTCGGGCCTCATCCATTCCTGCCGGAGCTGCTCGGTGTGGTGTCCCTGCGAGCTCCCCTGGTCacagtggtggaggagctggagaacagAGACCTGCTCAGCCTCCTGTGGAGATCCAGACAG GAACATGTGGATCCTCCATGTGAAATAACTGAGAGAAGAATATTTACTATGGCCCAGCAGGTGGCCTCAGCTCTG GAGTTCCTTCACAGCAAAGATCTTCTCCACGGAAATATTCGTGCCCGCAACGTACTGGTCAGCAAGGACTACACGGCCAAGCTCTGGGGTCTTCATGGGGTCCACACGAGGAAAGACCAGGGGGGCACTCAGAAGGATGATACCAGCTTGAAGAAATGGCAGGCGCCAGAGCTGCTGGCCAAGAGGCCGGCCAGTCAGAGCAGTGACGT CTGGTCCTTTGGCCTCTTACTGTATGAGATGGCAACACTGG GTGAAGCTCCGTTTGCAGAAATCCCAGTTAATGAACTTCTACAGTTTCACCAAAGAGGGAAGAGTCTGAAAAAACCTTCCAACTCCTCCAACGCTCT TTACACCGTCATTAAAGGTTGCTGTAATTGGAAGGATCAGGATCGACCCTCCCTGGCTGACGTGAGCCGAAAGCTCGCCTCAGGGGAGAAGAGCGCCTCCGACAAAGTCCTCAAGGCGCCTGGGACCATTAACATTGAGCAGTATCTGAAGGAAGCGGGATACGGGGAGTCCAACAGCTACACTGTTTTCTGA
- the phc1 gene encoding polyhomeotic-like protein 1 — MDGGEDQNTSATNGNPTQTSGNSRAPQIANMSLYERQAVQALQALQRQPNAAQYFQQLMLQQQINSAQLHNLAAVQQATLAASRQSNTLSNSTSQVPTTVNLSTTSAVGTMTNPRPHGLATSATTPALNQSVLLGGNSAGQGQMYLRVNRSLRAPLASQLIFMPGGTATATVATVTQTQPQMQQQQQQQQQQQQHEVAPTTAQSDNDQVQNLALHCASTPRAVSIKSELPERKDCASFPLGQQQQTFSQNAQQQQVQPQQQQQIVKPNFTQQSTANTMTVKTGNQAMTVTPAASVAPSSTNSAALPLSQLLLSSSAAPVILVPTSNVPTSTQGYTIGSVTTKANINTQTLVVQPLQQACATADKGPVPIQPKTAQGHRLPVQLPPRHPPPILPAPPSNSHASTAGHNHPHIPVQLVGARQGLAGNAQAVALANARSSTAHDNTASGNVNTVSNNSAMMKPAIGSLKRKSDCDVPNEMATESLDSAPVKDSAPPLSPAPTKDSAPATAAFSSPPTLSLPLPLPRVGHGDKDRAPVPQAVVKPQVLTHLIEGFVIQEGAEPFPVAGLLKDRDFALAGRSENGPPLLKCEYCGNLAPASQFRGSKRFCSNTCAKRYNVSCSQHFKTSRVRSGAGLASPPAPSESMAKRRGPSRRSSSNITCNKMSNRHLAVKCHSESSRSEDVSSDGEEEEEDDSPSLSPTSSHSCSRADHSAPQSDSSAPGSLPLEGAHFLSATPAQWSVEEVCRFISSLQGCEELAAQFLSQEIDGQALLLLREDHLISTMNIKLGPALKICASINSLRE, encoded by the exons ATGGATGGAGGCGAAGACCAAAACACAAGCGCCACCAATGGAAATCCGACTCAGACAAGTGGGAACTCCCGCGCACCCCAGATAGCCAACATGTCTCTGTATGAGAGACAGGCTGTACAG GCTCTTCAAGCTCTGCAAAGACAGCCAAATGCAGCTCAATACTTCCAGCAGctcatgctgcagcagcagatcaacAGTGCCCAACTCCATAACTTGGCCGCAGTGCAACAG GCCACCCTTGCAGCTAGTCGCCAGTCCAACACCCTGAGTAACAGCACGTCCCAAGTACCTACCACT GTCAACCTCAGCACCACATCTGCAGTAGGGACGATGACCAATCCTCGTCCCCATGGCCTGGCAACCTCTGCAACCACTCCAGCTCTCAACCAGTCAGTGTTGCTGGGTGGAAACTCGGCAGGACAGGGACAGATGTATCTTAGG GTCAACCGCTCTCTCAGGGCTCCCCTTGCTTCTCAGCTCATCTTTATGCCTGGTGGAACAGCTACAGCTACTGTAGCCACAGTGACCCAGACACAGCctcagatgcagcagcagcagcagcaacagcaacaacaacaacagcatgaAGTTGCTCCTACCACTGCCCAGTCGGACAATGATCAG GTGCAGAACTTGGCCCTACACTGTGCTTCCACTCCCAGAGCAGTTTCTATCAAGTCTGAGCTTCCAGAGAGGAAAGACTGTGCCAGCTTTCCTCTcggtcagcagcagcagactttCTCCCAGAAcgctcagcagcagcaagtacaaccacaacagcaacaacaaatagTCAAACCCAATTTTACTCAGCAGTCCACTGCCAACACTATGACTGTAAAAACTGGAAACCAGGCCATGACTGTCACCCCTGCTGCTTCTGTAGCTCCCTCCTCCACCAACTCTGCAGCACTCCCTCTCTCACAActcctcttgtcctcctctgctgccccTGTGATCTTGGTACCCACGTCAAATGTTCCTACCTCCACCCAGGGCTACACCATTGGCTCAGTGACCACAAAAgccaacatcaacacacagactcTGGTGGTGCAGCCACTACAACAGGCCTGCGCTACAGCAGACAAAGGGCCTGTGCCTATCCAGCCCAAGACAGCCCAGGGACACCGTTTACCTGTGCAGTTGCCTCCTAGACACCCACCTCCCATTCTACCAGCACCACCTAGCAACAGCCATGCCTCCACTGCAGGACACAACCATCCCCACATCCCTGTGCAGCTTGTGGGAGCCAGGCAGGGCTTAGCCGGAAATGCTCAGGCTGTTGCCCTGGCCAATGCACGAAGCAGCACAGCCCATGACAACACAGCTAGTGGGAATGTTAACACAGTGTCCAACAACAGTGCGATG ATGAAGCCTGCCATTGGCTCTCTTAAGAGAAAATCTGACTGTGATGTACCAAACGAGATGGCGACAGAATCATTAGACTCTGCACCAGTAAAAGATTCTGCTCCTCCCTTATCCCCTGCCCCCACAAAGGACTCAG CTCCTGCAACAGCTGCCTTCTCATCTCCTCCCACGCTGTCCTTACCTCTGCCTTTGCCAAGAGTTGGGCATGGGGACAAAGACAGAGCTCCGGTTCCGCAGGCAGTGGTCAAACCTCAAGTTCTCACCCACCTCATAGAGGGCTTTGTTATCCAGGAGGGAGCTGAACCCTTCCCT GTTGCCGGACTCCTCAAAGACAGAGATTTTGCTCTGGCTGGCCGCTCAGAAAACGGACCTCCAT tgttgAAGTGTGAATACTGTGGAAACCTGGCACCAGCCAGCCAGTTCAGAGGCTCAAAGAGGTTCTGCTCAAATACTTGTGCTAAGAG GTACAATGTGAGCTGCAGCCAACACTTCAAGACAAGCCGGGTCCGAAGTGGAGCAGGACTGGCATCCCCTCCTGCACCGTCTGAGAGCATGGCAAAGCGCAGGGGCCCCTCCCGCAGGAGCAGTTCTAATATCACctgtaataaaatgtcaaacaggCATCTAGCTGTGAAG TGTCATTCTGAGTCCAGTCGCTCGGAGGACGTGTCCAGCGatggggaggaagaagaggaggatgattcTCCTTCACTTTCTCCAACCTCCTCACACTCCTGCTCCAGAGCGGACCACAGCGCCCCTCAGTCTGACAGTTCAGCTCCTGGTAGCCTTCCACTGGAGGGCGCCCACTTTCTCTCAGCAACTCCTGCTCAATGGAGTGTTGAAGAAGTCTGCAGGTTCATCTCTTCGCTTCAAG GTTGTGAAGAGCTGGCCGCCCAGTTTCTGTCCCAGGAAATAGACGGGCAGGCTCTCCTGCTTCTGCGAGAGGACCATCTCATCTCCACCATGAATATCAAGCTGGGTCCCGCTCTCAAGATCTGTGCCTCCATCAACAGCCTGCGTGAGTGA